Genomic DNA from Coffea arabica cultivar ET-39 chromosome 7e, Coffea Arabica ET-39 HiFi, whole genome shotgun sequence:
gagtttgtgatttagagcttggactcgggcaaggtaatgatatatgatggatggtttctgagccgtggaggtgagtgacctcaaactacttctaaagttatttatgaaccgtttcttacattatttacttttgaactgtttccaaagttacttttgaaatgttttcttgcatatcatgtgtgctggcatttgagtgtgccttgtttgctatgtttcttgacttcatgacttgtattttggttgataacgtgttaagcgcttataatgatttccaaaacgagttttcgaggcgagtgtgtactttatcgcactcgacctaaatagctgtgcaattttcaaggatttaattattgaaatgctagttgcgcatgatgtaagccttttgggctgaactggccattgccccttgttaccggtcgtcttgagccagaagcggactcggtcaggcgattaggaacttgggtgaacgtttggtatactcgagtattacctatgtaggttggtggagcctggccaaaagccagggacggggtgaatgaaataaaatgaatgaccaaatgagcgaggaaatgtcaggagaatgaatgtatcctttcatgaatgttactatcgctttccattgtaaatgtttcttgaattattgataatccatatttactgttttgcaaatgttgtagttgtttccggatttatcattgctatatgacatcattgaaatgaactattgtgaaaccgatttgattactgatttcaatggttactcgctgagcttctagctcaccccaaaaaaaatgttttatttcccccccagggctcaaggcgaagaaaagcttggagtgcttattcacgtgactggatggcttatatcgtgtacagtttaagtttggatctattttatgtacgaattggtcttgtataaatatttgaaattgatatggatgtaagtatacgttccacgattggaatcagtttccgctgcatttgtgatatgtaatcattggagaatttgatgtaattttgagatttatatagtaattgggttgaggactgtagtgtgcgactgagtcccggcgagagctgggcaggcggtccgccgaaccctctggttcgccttaggggaaggtggggtcgtcacagttggtatcagagcttaggcttcagatctttgtagtgtatcctaggcttgaagtttgggatgccggactgtgggtttggtttgaaatatcagtgattcttgcgggatgttttgacttgattagtacaagatggaatgtcgaggacgacattcttttaaggaggggagattgtaacatcccgattattaggaggttgtttgtgaagaaaatattaaagtatatttcttcgggtttgatttaaaaccttattttgttttaaaagactagaaaccccaatattttagtcaaaaaccctagtttacttgtgactaaccggttttcttaaatctctcacattttaattgaaaccctaattttaatcactggaattggaaaattcctcacgttttcttaaaaatttccttttatttggaaattattatttattaaagccctactatccaattattccataataagtgcaaatgagcctagaaagtagggtttcactcttcattttcaagattgggcaaattagggttttcgtgattttccaccggatgaattttcggtactgaccaaggatcaatttggtgattaaaagtgactcgtaagtgataaataatatgtgattaggagcaatgagatgaggttagtgaataggaagtaaaaaccctagtacgtgtgtttttaagaaaaacggcgcgaaccggcgggacccgcgcattaccgattgaacgcaccaattgaccaccactttcttaccatataagtttattgatatttgagcaaaatatctcctctctcatgatgacttcttgaccaaaaatttgtggccaaaatgcaaggagaagaaagagaaattcttgtggttgtaattaaaccaagtgttggccaaacttgtggcttagattaCTCCTAATCTCTTGTCTTCTTAACTACTCAAgaacagcctttcttcttcatttttctgcccCATAACCgaaattagagagagagagaaagacaaagagagttcatcttgttcttctccaaatcttgaaaagtttcttctattcgcgcaaatctactccgattaagttgttatctagcacaaaggctacctaccggtgtaattttcttgaggagcaaaggccttgaacacttgtttctagtttccttggaaaggtatacatgctagaaccttgattctccgattaaatgcgtgattagttgctaaatatgtcacatatggttgaattattgatgtatgtggtgaaatagaggcttggatcatgattttccattttattggaatttttacagtttccctatgattcttctagtgcttacaatttggggctttgatgtttaaagtttaatatgggaagttaagatggtgaagcaagccaaaaataaagaaattagcatttgatttcaagaatttccagatttcaggaacttgaaaattcagttctgcccgtttctgtatcacctagttagaggccgaatttggcttggaatgaaacatgaaagttgtagataatggtattttataggtgcctacaaaatttcagctcaatcggagcaacgtaggacatgaaaagtccaaaatacccttactgttttaagtatttcccaagcagtccgtgtgatcagttaagtccagtttatcacgtttttcgactaggatccattctgatttagctttttgccgaaacatgaaagttttagtattcttacttagctttcaaacgcctctaagaacaactgaatcggacttttgtaacctgagatatgaccattacagtacaatgcggttagacagccaacgagtgagattttggttctgtaaattgaggatttgactatgttgcattggaaactggactaagtgattttcatgaacattgtagccttgtgtcttagcttcaaaacggtatatgtttcacctcaatccgataagcgtagcctcagatgtacccattccgtaaaaacccatcaaaactgtcttttgtaaacttcgtttccacacttgttgttagcttaaattttgtccttgtattgttatgagcctatggaacggctattgacttgcattatgatatatatgactttgggattggctgaggaaaaataatgaagcctaaatggctggaaaattaggtaaacacaaagggcatgctgcccaaatttacgcttgagggaatgaattccggtttctagggtttaattgggggtttttctaatggtggcttttaagcttctaattagctttgattgagggatattgtggcctaattagatatattttattgcttattaaccgtatgtgtgatcggtaatatattgtaggttggaaatgaatcatttatggggaaatgttgtccaaattttgagaatgtatgattgctttgagtttgtgatttagagcttggactcgggcaaggtaatgatatatgatggatggtttctgagccgtggaggtgagtgacctcaaactacttctaaagttatttatgaaccgtttcttacattatttacttttgaactgtttccaaagttacttttgaaatgttttcttgcatatcatgtgtgctggcatttgagtgtgccttgtttgctatgtttcttgacttcatgacttgtattttggttgataacgtgttaagcgcttataatgatttccaaaacgagttttcgaggcgagtgtgtactttatcgcactcgacctaaatagctgtgcaattttcaaggatttaattattgaaatgctagttgcgcatgatgtaagccttttgggctgaactggccattgccccttgttaccggtcgtcttgagccagaagcggactcggtcaggcgattaggaacttgggtgaacgtttggtatactcgagtattacctatgtaggttggtggagcctggccaaaagtcagggacggggtgaatgaaataaaatgaatgaccaaatgagcgaggaaatgtcaggagaatgaatgtatcctttcatgaatgttactatcgttttccattgtaaatgtttcttgaattattgataatccatatttactgttttgcaaatgttgtagttgtttccggatttatcattgctatatgacatcattgaaatgaactattgtgaaaccgatttgattactgatttcaatggttactcgctgagcttctagctcaccccaaaaaaatgttttatttccccccccagggctcaaggcgaagaaaatcttggagtgcttattcacgtgactggatggcttatatcgtgtacagtttaagtttggatctattttatgtacgaattggtcttgtataaatatttgaaattgatatggatgtaagtatacgttccacgattggaatcagtttccgctgcatttgtgatatgtaatcattggagaatttgatgtaattttgagatttatattgtaattgggttgaggactgtagtgtgcgactgagtcccggcgagagttgggcaggcggtccgccgaaccctctggttcgccttagggaaaggtggggtcgtcacagatgatACTGACATACAGGAAAAAAAGACAGGGGACCCGAAAATGACATGCATGTGATCTAATTTCGTGCCGAAACATCTTGAACCAATTttcaacatgaaatttaaggCTTTTTACTCCTCCATTCGGCCAAAGTATTCTACGATTTCAAAAGCCAAAttgttcttgaattcttgacttaCCTGGGCTAAGTTGGTCAGGACAGACCTCATTAGTGTATATAACTCCGGCTAGTTAGTCTCCGTTACaccttcgttttttttttttttttgaattaaacCTCGATTGATAGACCTGTATTGTATGTCCAATTACGGCAATCAGACGGTAATTTTGAAACTCTATAGAGCCATTAAACTTGCAATTGCTTTAGCAGCCAGAATGGAACGCATTAAGTTATGATGATGAGAGGGTAGAGAGGATTATAAATTGATGAGAGGCAACCCTGTGGCCGCCTTTGCAGCTCCGATGATGGGGGACCTTCTTACCAGTCGCCAGCTCTGGTATTGTGATTTGGATGGAATGCAGAGTTTCGAGTCTAGTGCTGCAGCTGTTCATGGCCCAATTAGAGTTGTCAATCTCAGTGGCTGctgaaacaaaaattttcagatattttccttcttctttatcCGTTGATATTTAGGAGAATCCACTTGCGGAGAACGAAATGCGAGTGATTTGAGTCCAAGAATTGTCACGAAAAAGCAGAAAGCAAAATACACTTTTGCAATCGTTTCAAAGTTGACTTCCTTGGGGACAAACCGTCATTAGATGAAAGTACAGTATTCACCGCTAGGCAAAAGGTAAGAAGGGTGGAGAGGTTGAATTGTTGagatttttggtttatttttgctgttttctttatCTCTGGAATTCCACCTCTTATTAGTttgaatataaaaaggtgagttgggaaatgtgtttatgatacaagcgaaatattatttgagataattgtGCTATCCAAACGCTCGTCGGCACTTCTGACAGAGCCATTGGCCGAAAAACCAAAAAGCCAGAGAGTATTTTTGCTGTTGTCAAGAAATTACTTGCTACTAtgtaatataaataaaataatatcttAAAAAGAAACCCAAGCACAACTTCTAGTAACTAGGAAGTTGGTTCAATGAGCTCATTTAGACGaggtaaaaaagaaaagaaaagaaaagagaatgaTGCCTTCCCCTGTTTTCCATTAATTCTCCTAAGAAAAAGATTTTAGACTCTCTGCCTGCTCATGCCGTCCTTTGGGAACTCAAAAGGTCACACACAAGCCCaaaaaatctctttttttttttggcctatcAGCATCAtataaaatggaaagaaaaaatttcaGTCAAAGAAGATTTAAACTAATTAATGATCTCATCTTACAGTTGTTGCCGGTGATAAGTAATCCAACGCTATAATGCATGGACTGCTCAACTTCCGCAGGAGTAccaatattattttttttggtcattGAGTGACGGAACAAGAAACCTCTTTCATGCTCCAGTCATTAATAAATCACACGTTAATTTAAGTATAAATGTTTACGAGGGACTCGAGATTAGAACGAACAGAAACGATGATATGCTACATGCAGCAGCACTGCACAACTGAACTAAAATAATACCTCTCGCCTAAAGTTTACCAAGAGAGGTGCGGTGCGGTGCGGTGCGGTGCGTGCTGCATAAGTCTAATGTTGAATTTGGAAGAGGCATCTGTGTGATTAGCATAAACCTGAGGCGAAGAGGAGAGGAGTAAAAGGACAGGGCAGAACAAGGTGGGGCAGGGCGTATAAGAAGCTGTCTAAAGTTTCCGGATCAGCGGCGGCCCTCCAGCTAAACAGCATCATATTCATATCTCCAGTTTTCAAAAGCCACATCATAATCTTTTTCACGTTCTGACAAAGAGGTGTTTTACCCGACGGACACCTCTCCTCTGCTTTCCTGCATCCCTTCTTCGACTTTATTATTACATTctaaatatatacaaatataaatGCCTGCCCGCAAAAGAAGCAAATTAAGCCTTACATAGATAGCACTCAGTCATCAGTTCATGCTCTCCTCCTCCACCGAGAAATAGACCACAATGGGGCCTAAGACAAGATAGCATCAGAGGAGTCAGCATGTGGGACAGCAGTCCCGCCCTTTCCTCCGTACCTTGACCCGGACACTAGCTGTACCTTTCTTTACCGCTTCTTCACGCTTGCACCTGCACCCCTACCCTTCCCATTTATAAATTCTCACCACCTTCTCCTCTTTGCTCTGCCCCCATTCCCCACTAGCAAGACGCTACTATTATTAGTTAAGTATTAGAGAGAGTTGGTAGAACTACTAACCGGTAACCAATTCTCTTATCCATCCCCACTTTCCCCAAACCTGGTTTATAATTAAGGAAAATCTTTGTGGTTCCCAATCTCTTCGTGTCAAAGCTtcaatcttttgattttttccgACCCTCGATGAGGGGAGTAGGGCGCTTATTGAGTGGCAGTAAAGACAATTGTTTGAGCGATGGAAAGTCCAGATTATTCACCTCCTCATGTGGACGCTTCACGGCCGTCTCTGGGATTCCCTCTTGGCACAGCCCTCCTCCTGATCGTCATTTTCAGCTTGAGCGGTATCTTTTCCTGCTGCTACCACTGGGACAAGCTCCGGTCCTTCCGCCGATCTCTCCCCGGCGCCACGGATCTCGAGGAAGATGGTGTTCAAGACGCCTCGAAACCTAAACTTGCCCACATGGTAACcgcaaatttatatatatatatatatataaaacctGATTCCCCATAACTTCGCTCTAacggaaaaagaaataaattttgCTGCGATAAATTGGTTTTGTGCTTCTGGTTGTCGATGTTACAAAATTCAATCAATTTGCAGCTCCTGATTGGATACcctgatttcttttgttgtaGAACATGAAGCAGAATCAAAACCAGAGCTTGCCAGTACTAATGCCCGGTGATCAAATTCCGAAGTTCATTGCAATGCCATGTCCATGCGAGCCTCCGAGACTGGAGAAAATAGTTGTGGAGGTGCCCAAGAAGCCGCCTAAGCCACCGCGAATGGCGATCCCTTTGTACTAGAGAGCTCTCTCTCTGCTCCTACCTATTTCATGTACAGTACTGAAGAAATTTTATTACTCCAATAGTAactaaaaaaatcattttgctTACGTTTCAAGTAATTTAAAGCTGGCAATTGCCATCAATACCCAACCAATATATGACAGAATTTTGTGTGTTCTCAAGCACGCTTGCTTGGAAGACatgagcaaaaagaaaaaaacttggATCTGTCCGTAGGTAGCTCTGCTTTCGGTTTCTGGTATCCAGTAATCGACATCCATCCTAAAACTTGCTACCATATTACTGCGTCAATCAGGATATAATAATCTTCTAACGTAGATGATAAATGTGAACCCGGGTAGACAAGAGTTCAGAAATCACAGCCCATACATACGCAATCCTGTTTCCTTCAGTCGCTAAATTTGTTTACTATTTTGTTGCTTTCACTGGTGTAATAAAGAAATCCTCAAGGGAAGTTTGTTTGGATCGTaaattatttgggatatttttactgtaacactttttgtgatgtgatgtatgtgaaataaaaagataattgagaatataaaaaggtgtattggaaattgtaatgatgatgtaagcaaataaaactggataaataatgctcaatccaaacaaacccaggTATGTCTCTGCTGTAAAAATACAATGGTAAAACTAGGAAAATAAAAGCCAAGTTCATTTTTTCGAGGTGGTAGCTACCTTGGCCTAAACAAACCATTTTCAGTTGCTCCAATTAGTTCTTGGACCTCTTGGTTGGAtaacttttctctctctctctctttctttctcctccgGCGGGAAACAGCACCTCCGTTCTCGGTTGAGCTTCTTGAAACTTGCTAGTACTCGTGTACCAGAGTTTGGAGAAATGCTACCGTGCATGGTACTATTTCTGAATTTCCAAAACCAGAGTATCGTCTGCTGGTTCCTGTGATCATGCTTACCTGTAAGATAAGAAGCGCACATGACGATATCTTTTCTGTCAAGCAGCCGCTGCTTTAAAGTTTCTTGCAATTCCGAACCAGGAACGCCGCTAAATGAATGTTCAAGACGATATCTTTTCTGTCAAGCAGCCGCTGCTTTAAAGTTTCTTGCAATTCCGAACCAGGAACGCCGCTAAATGAATGTTCAATTCGAGAAGGAACCGCATGTGATTCCATCGTAATAAAGAATACattttatttgagatatttgtgCTATCCAAAAAACACTGCCAGACTAATATTTGCGATTACCATTCTTGAGAGGACTGTGATAATATGGAAACATCCATCACCCATTTAGgaaccaaaacaaaagataatCATCAATTACTCCGCTCTGTACCAGGATTAATCATCAATTTCCACCGCAAAGTCGCAAACAACTTAAATTAGCAATTACCTGTTGCTTTTCTATTGGCCAATTATATGATTTCAGAATTGAGGATTATGTATTGCCTCAGAATCCTTGCATGAtttttaataattattttttgaacGAAAAAGGAGTGAAATTTAACAGGTACTTAGAAGGAGGGCACATGGTAGGTGGCgtgaaaaattatatattattaccTTTGCATGATTTAATTGGATCAAGGGTTCCACCATACGAAGCAGGACACGATTATTgcttcaatgaattttttttctatcGTTTGTTCTTTTCTATCAACTACCAGCAGCACTTTCTCTTCAACATTATTGTCATGACCTAATTTCACTGTACAAACCAAATCAGGCGAGTGCTTCGCTTTTGCTCCACCAAACACCTTCTCCAGTACCAGTACCAGTACCAGTACGAGTACGAGCACTAGACCAGCGGGTGTTTTGTACTGATACCCTGAGGCTTAGTCCATCCTTTCAGTACAAATCACTTTTTGTCCTTTGATTTGATTGGATGCTCTTTTCAAGTGCTGATTGCTGATCTCAGGATGGGACGCTGTCCTAATTTCGGCACATTCCATCTACCCCCTTTAATCCAAGCTCCCTTTACTTAACTACTCGTATTCGTCCACCTGGGTATCTGCATACTGCATTTCCATTACGACCAGATTCCTCAACCATCTACTTCAGTTCCCTTCCCGGCTGgatatttttttccttcaagTACCACTACCGCCTCGATGAATTTTAGTTCACGTGCATTGTAGTACgaaaaaaaaccttttttttaaataaaaaaaaaaaaaaaaaaaagaggacgaggaaacaaaatttgAGCATATATCGATATCCATAAGGAtaggtttttctctctttccctcgtttatctttttttttttttttaattactgTACCCACGATTAGAACCAGAAGTTGCCGTAAATTTATGAGAGATCTCAAGCTCCATTTGGATtggtcattttttcaaaaataagtttttcaaattcaatgtTACAATAATacataataattcaaaaaatatctcatccatacaatatatcaaaaaaaatttataataaaaatttttcatatacactattacagtaaaatttttcaaaaatatttcaaaaaaagcTAATTCAAACAGAGCTTCAGTATTTCCCAAAACCAACCCTCACATTGGCGCATCATCCCATTCCTTTCTTTATTTCCCGGAAATGCAAACGCAAAAATAACTAAAGAATG
This window encodes:
- the LOC140011408 gene encoding uncharacterized protein At5g65660-like translates to MESPDYSPPHVDASRPSLGFPLGTALLLIVIFSLSGIFSCCYHWDKLRSFRRSLPGATDLEEDGVQDASKPKLAHMNMKQNQNQSLPVLMPGDQIPKFIAMPCPCEPPRLEKIVVEVPKKPPKPPRMAIPLY